Proteins from one Xenorhabdus griffiniae genomic window:
- the cspE gene encoding transcription antiterminator/RNA stability regulator CspE: MSKIKGNVKWFNESKGFGFITPEDGSKDVFVHFSAIQSSGFKTLAEGQKVEFEITEGAKGPSAANVVAI, translated from the coding sequence ATGTCAAAAATTAAAGGTAACGTTAAGTGGTTCAATGAATCCAAAGGATTTGGTTTCATCACTCCAGAAGATGGTAGTAAAGATGTTTTTGTGCACTTTTCCGCCATTCAGTCTAGCGGATTCAAGACTCTGGCTGAAGGCCAAAAAGTAGAGTTTGAAATTACTGAGGGTGCGAAAGGTCCATCTGCTGCAAACGTTGTCGCAATCTAA
- the mrdB gene encoding peptidoglycan glycosyltransferase MrdB (rod shape-determining protein RodA) — protein sequence MTDSPNKVPFWTRLHIDIPLVLCVLALLVYSLFIMWSASGQDVDMMERKIGQVIMGLIVMLALAQVPPRMYENWAPYLYIACVILLIFVDVFGQISKGAQRWLDLGIVRFQPSEIAKIAVPLMVARFMNRDLCPPSLKNTGIALVLIFTPTLLVAAQPDLGTSILIAASGIFILFLAGMNWKLIGVAVLLLACFIPILWFFLMHDYQRARVMMLLDPESDPLGKGYHIIQSKIAIGSGGIFGKGWLQGTQSQLEFLPERHTDFIFAVLSEELGLIGVLVLLALYLLVIMRGLFIATKAQNTFGRVMVGGLILIFFVYVFVNIGMVSGILPVVGVPLPLISYGGSALIVLMAGFGIIMSIHTHRKLLSKSL from the coding sequence ATGACAGATTCACCAAACAAGGTTCCTTTCTGGACCAGACTCCATATAGATATTCCATTAGTGCTATGCGTTCTGGCATTACTGGTCTATAGCCTTTTCATTATGTGGAGCGCCAGTGGGCAAGACGTGGATATGATGGAACGGAAAATAGGACAAGTCATCATGGGCCTTATCGTGATGCTCGCCCTGGCTCAAGTTCCGCCACGCATGTACGAAAATTGGGCGCCTTACCTCTATATTGCCTGTGTTATCCTGCTCATCTTCGTTGATGTTTTTGGGCAGATCAGTAAGGGAGCGCAACGCTGGTTAGATCTGGGCATTGTACGTTTTCAGCCGTCAGAAATTGCCAAAATCGCTGTACCTTTGATGGTGGCTCGCTTTATGAACCGAGATCTCTGTCCACCTTCGCTGAAAAATACGGGCATTGCACTGGTTTTGATTTTCACCCCTACGCTACTGGTAGCAGCCCAACCGGATTTAGGTACATCTATTTTGATTGCGGCTTCTGGGATATTCATCCTATTTCTGGCGGGGATGAATTGGAAACTTATTGGCGTTGCTGTTTTGCTGCTTGCCTGTTTCATCCCAATATTGTGGTTCTTCCTGATGCATGATTACCAACGCGCCCGCGTTATGATGCTATTGGACCCAGAAAGTGACCCATTGGGCAAAGGCTATCACATCATTCAATCCAAAATTGCTATTGGTTCAGGGGGAATATTTGGAAAAGGCTGGCTACAAGGTACCCAATCGCAGTTAGAATTCTTGCCGGAGCGACACACTGACTTTATTTTCGCCGTTCTGTCTGAAGAATTGGGGTTAATTGGCGTCCTAGTTTTGCTGGCACTCTACTTGCTGGTCATTATGCGTGGTCTGTTTATTGCAACCAAAGCACAAAATACTTTCGGCCGAGTTATGGTCGGAGGATTAATACTGATTTTCTTTGTCTATGTTTTTGTCAATATCGGCATGGTAAGCGGTATCCTGCCGGTAGTCGGTGTTCCCCTGCCGTTGATTAGTTATGGGGGATCAGCATTAATTGTCCTAATGGCGGGGTTCGGCATTATCATGTCGATACATACGCATCGTAAATTATTGTCCAAAAGTTTATGA
- the dacA gene encoding D-alanyl-D-alanine carboxypeptidase DacA — protein MKYIVTSRFIKRATLGIALAASISASAYADDNFKTMIPGVPELDSEAYILIDYNSGKVLAEKDADVRRDPASLTKMMTSYVIGQAIKSGKIKPDDIVTVGKDAWATGNPVFKGSSLMFLKPGDQVSVAMLSRGINLQSGNDACVAMADYVAGSQDAFVSLMNQYVQNLGLKNTHFQTVHGLDAPGQYSSAHDMALIGQALIRDVPDEYAIYKEKDFTYNNIRQPNRNGLLWDKSLNVDGIKTGHTSGAGYNLVASATEGNMRLISAVMGSPTFKGRETDSKKLLTWGFRFFETVSPLQVGKEFASEPIWYGDTDKVQLGVDKNVYLTIPRGRLKDLKASYVLNNTELHAPLAKNQVVGTINFQLDGKTIEQRPLVVMQEVKEGGFFSRMIDYIRLMFHHWFG, from the coding sequence ATGAAATACATAGTTACTTCCCGTTTTATTAAAAGAGCCACATTAGGCATTGCTCTGGCTGCCAGCATTTCCGCATCTGCCTACGCGGATGATAATTTCAAAACCATGATCCCTGGTGTACCAGAACTGGATTCAGAAGCCTATATTCTGATTGATTACAACTCAGGAAAGGTATTAGCTGAAAAAGATGCAGATGTCCGCCGCGATCCGGCCAGTCTGACCAAAATGATGACCAGCTACGTCATTGGTCAGGCCATTAAGTCAGGAAAAATCAAACCAGATGATATTGTTACTGTAGGTAAAGATGCCTGGGCAACGGGTAATCCGGTCTTTAAAGGCTCGTCCCTGATGTTTTTAAAACCCGGTGACCAAGTTTCTGTCGCTATGCTCTCCCGCGGTATCAACTTGCAATCTGGCAACGATGCCTGCGTTGCGATGGCAGACTATGTAGCAGGCAGTCAAGACGCATTCGTTAGCTTAATGAATCAATATGTGCAAAATTTGGGGCTGAAAAATACCCATTTTCAAACCGTTCATGGCCTGGACGCCCCCGGCCAATATAGCTCTGCTCATGATATGGCATTGATTGGCCAAGCCCTGATCCGTGATGTACCGGATGAATATGCTATCTACAAAGAAAAAGATTTTACTTACAACAACATTCGTCAGCCTAATCGTAATGGCTTGTTATGGGATAAGAGCTTGAATGTTGACGGTATTAAAACGGGCCATACTAGTGGTGCGGGATATAACCTTGTTGCTTCTGCTACCGAAGGCAATATGCGCTTGATTTCTGCCGTAATGGGCAGCCCAACCTTTAAGGGACGTGAAACCGACAGCAAAAAATTATTGACTTGGGGTTTCCGCTTCTTCGAAACGGTTTCACCACTACAAGTTGGTAAAGAATTTGCGTCAGAGCCAATCTGGTATGGCGATACTGATAAGGTGCAATTGGGTGTTGACAAAAACGTTTACCTGACTATCCCCCGTGGCCGTTTGAAAGACCTGAAAGCCAGCTATGTATTGAACAATACCGAACTGCACGCACCACTCGCTAAAAATCAAGTTGTCGGAACTATCAACTTCCAGCTTGATGGTAAAACCATTGAACAACGTCCATTAGTTGTGATGCAGGAAGTCAAAGAAGGTGGCTTCTTTAGCCGTATGATCGACTATATCCGGCTGATGTTCCATCATTGGTTCGGCTAA
- the lipA gene encoding lipoyl synthase — MSKPIQMERGVKYRDADKMALIPVKTIATEREALLRKPEWMKIKLPADSSRIQGIKAAMRKNGLHSVCEEASCPNLAECFNHGTATFMILGAICTRRCPFCDVAHGRPNAPDANEPIKLAQTIQDMGLRYVVITSVDRDDLRDGGAQHFADCITAIREKNPSIKIETLVPDFRGRMDRALEILTATPPDVFNHNLENVPRVYRQVRPGANYDWSLKLLEKFKEAHPDIPTKSGLMVGLGETNAEILEVMRDLRSHGVTMLTLGQYLQPSRHHLPVQRYVSPAEFDEMKEAALEMGFTHAACGPFVRSSYHADLQAKGVEIK; from the coding sequence ATGAGTAAACCAATTCAGATGGAACGAGGTGTCAAATACCGCGACGCAGACAAGATGGCTTTGATCCCTGTGAAAACAATTGCCACAGAACGTGAAGCACTTTTGCGTAAACCTGAGTGGATGAAAATCAAACTTCCTGCGGATTCCAGCCGCATTCAGGGTATCAAAGCGGCAATGCGCAAAAATGGGTTGCATTCTGTCTGTGAAGAAGCCTCCTGCCCTAACCTTGCTGAGTGTTTTAACCACGGAACCGCCACTTTTATGATCCTTGGCGCCATCTGTACTCGTCGCTGTCCATTCTGTGACGTCGCTCATGGTCGCCCAAATGCACCTGATGCAAATGAACCTATCAAGCTCGCGCAGACTATCCAGGACATGGGGCTGCGTTATGTCGTTATTACATCGGTTGACCGTGACGATCTGCGTGATGGTGGTGCGCAACATTTTGCTGACTGTATCACGGCTATTCGTGAAAAAAATCCGTCAATTAAGATTGAAACGTTAGTACCAGATTTCCGCGGACGTATGGATCGTGCTCTGGAAATACTGACTGCCACTCCCCCTGACGTGTTCAACCACAATTTGGAAAACGTACCACGGGTTTATCGTCAAGTTCGTCCTGGTGCTAACTATGACTGGTCGTTGAAACTACTGGAAAAATTCAAAGAAGCACATCCAGATATTCCGACCAAATCAGGTTTGATGGTGGGATTAGGTGAAACTAATGCAGAAATTTTAGAGGTCATGCGTGATTTGCGTAGCCACGGTGTTACCATGCTGACTTTGGGGCAATATTTACAACCAAGCCGCCATCACCTGCCAGTACAGCGTTATGTCAGCCCCGCTGAATTCGATGAAATGAAAGAAGCCGCGTTAGAAATGGGCTTTACCCATGCTGCCTGCGGTCCGTTTGTTCGCTCTTCATACCATGCTGACTTGCAGGCCAAGGGCGTAGAGATCAAATAA
- a CDS encoding TrkH family potassium uptake protein: MVKKNQFLIVGHLCSFLVLLYSLSMLLPTFVALFYKEKSVFAFFETFVIGLVTGGIGWYFTRKTKAQPSTQDGFLIIVLFWLLFSLLSALPFVLDKSLNINLVDAMFEGISGITTTGATVLNDVSALPKSVLYYRAQLNFIGGLGVIVLAVAILPLLGIGGAKLYQSEMPGPFKEERLTPRLADGAKSLWVVYLLLGGLCSASFWAAGMSWFDAICHGISTVSLGGFSTRNESLGYYDSAAIEMVGGIFSVLSAVNFTLYFVALTGRSLKPLLKNAELQFFLLVLAVIVGIIWLELYRSGMYGVTEAFVHGFFMTSSMMTDNGLATSDYAQWPPHTILLLLAVSFFGGCVGSTCGGIKALRFMILAKQSVSEINQLIHPNAISTIKIGKSVVQERVLRSVWGFFFLYVFFSCFFIWALNLLGYDLMTSFATAAACINNMGIGYGATAQGFGDLDPIAKWMMCAAMLLGRLEIYPILILCSKTFWRF, from the coding sequence ATGGTCAAAAAAAACCAATTCCTGATTGTGGGGCATCTTTGTAGTTTCCTGGTGCTCCTTTACAGCCTCTCAATGTTGCTGCCTACTTTTGTGGCTCTGTTTTATAAAGAAAAAAGTGTTTTTGCTTTTTTTGAGACATTTGTCATTGGCTTGGTTACAGGTGGAATAGGCTGGTACTTTACCCGTAAAACCAAGGCACAGCCCAGTACACAAGATGGATTTCTTATCATTGTACTTTTCTGGCTGTTGTTCTCATTGCTGAGTGCTTTGCCTTTTGTACTCGATAAAAGTTTAAACATCAATTTGGTAGATGCAATGTTTGAAGGGATATCTGGCATTACGACTACCGGAGCCACGGTATTGAATGATGTTTCAGCCCTGCCCAAATCCGTGCTCTATTATCGCGCTCAGCTCAATTTTATTGGTGGTTTGGGAGTCATTGTCCTTGCTGTTGCCATCTTGCCTTTATTGGGGATTGGTGGCGCCAAACTCTATCAATCAGAAATGCCTGGCCCTTTCAAAGAAGAACGGTTGACTCCCCGGCTTGCGGATGGTGCCAAGAGTTTATGGGTAGTGTATTTGCTGCTGGGCGGACTCTGTTCAGCCAGTTTTTGGGCCGCAGGAATGTCGTGGTTTGACGCTATCTGTCATGGGATCTCAACGGTTTCTTTGGGCGGATTTTCTACTCGCAATGAGAGTCTTGGTTATTACGACAGTGCAGCCATTGAAATGGTGGGCGGTATTTTTTCAGTTCTGTCAGCCGTCAACTTTACGCTCTATTTTGTTGCCCTGACGGGGAGGAGTTTAAAACCGCTGCTAAAAAATGCTGAATTGCAATTTTTCTTACTGGTATTGGCGGTGATCGTTGGCATTATCTGGTTAGAATTATACCGTTCAGGCATGTATGGTGTGACAGAAGCCTTTGTTCACGGCTTTTTCATGACCAGCTCTATGATGACGGATAATGGTTTAGCAACCTCTGATTATGCTCAATGGCCTCCCCATACAATATTGTTATTGCTGGCAGTGAGTTTTTTTGGTGGCTGCGTGGGATCAACGTGTGGGGGCATTAAAGCTCTCCGTTTCATGATCCTGGCAAAACAGAGTGTTAGTGAGATTAACCAGCTTATTCATCCCAATGCCATTTCGACGATTAAAATTGGCAAATCTGTGGTTCAGGAAAGAGTGCTGCGTTCTGTCTGGGGATTCTTCTTTCTCTATGTCTTTTTTAGTTGTTTTTTTATCTGGGCCTTGAATTTGCTCGGTTATGATTTGATGACGTCATTTGCCACTGCGGCTGCTTGTATTAATAATATGGGGATAGGATATGGCGCGACGGCGCAAGGATTCGGTGATCTTGATCCTATAGCGAAATGGATGATGTGTGCGGCCATGCTGTTGGGAAGGCTAGAAATTTACCCAATATTGATTTTATGTTCAAAAACGTTTTGGCGTTTTTGA
- the lipB gene encoding lipoyl(octanoyl) transferase LipB has protein sequence MQHNTIILRQLGIQPYEPVSDAMHQFTEQRTTETPDEIWLVQHEKVFTQGQAGKAEHILAPGDIPVVQSDRGGQITYHGPGQQVMYVLIDLKRSKIGVRQLVTSIENTVIETLAHFGVESYARPDAPGVYVAGNKICSLGLRIRKGCSFHGLALNIAMDLQPFLRINPCGYAGMQMVQLSDFVTGVTIEDVQPILVEKFCQLLGFQLIDER, from the coding sequence TTGCAACATAACACCATTATTTTACGCCAGTTAGGTATTCAACCCTACGAACCGGTTTCTGATGCTATGCACCAGTTTACCGAGCAACGTACAACGGAAACACCTGATGAAATCTGGCTTGTCCAGCACGAAAAAGTATTTACGCAAGGCCAAGCCGGCAAAGCTGAACATATACTTGCACCTGGTGATATCCCTGTCGTTCAGTCAGACAGAGGAGGACAGATTACTTATCATGGTCCCGGACAGCAGGTCATGTATGTTTTGATTGACTTAAAACGGTCAAAAATTGGGGTGCGGCAATTGGTCACTTCAATCGAAAATACCGTCATCGAAACGCTGGCGCATTTTGGCGTGGAATCATATGCCCGCCCAGATGCTCCCGGAGTTTATGTCGCAGGTAACAAAATATGTTCCCTTGGGTTGCGTATCCGAAAAGGATGCTCTTTCCACGGTCTGGCACTGAATATTGCAATGGACTTACAACCATTTTTACGCATAAACCCTTGTGGTTATGCAGGAATGCAAATGGTCCAACTCAGTGACTTCGTCACCGGAGTGACCATTGAAGATGTACAACCCATTCTGGTGGAAAAATTCTGTCAGCTCTTGGGATTCCAACTCATCGATGAAAGATGA
- the mrdA gene encoding peptidoglycan DD-transpeptidase MrdA: MKNQRTPFRDHSAESALFIRRALVAFIGIIILTGILFANLYHLQITRHEDYQTRSNGNRIKLVPIAPSRGIIYDRNGTPLAANRTIYQLEIVPQKVADLDKTLNDLRSVVGLTDEDIETFKKERQRARRFTSIPLKTSLTPVQVARFSVNQYRFTGLEIKGYQRRYYPYGSALTHVIGYVAKINDKDVERLEKEGILADYAATHDIGKLGIERYYESVLHGKPGYEEVEVNNRGKVIRQLHEQPPQAGKDIYLSIDLELQTYIEEILTTSRAGVVVTDPRTGEVLAMVSNPSYDPNLFVDGISSQDYKSLLNDPNRPLINRATQGAYPPASTVKPFIAVAALSSDVITKNTTINDPGWWQLPGSEKRYRDWKRWGHGKLNVHKSIVESADTFFYQLAYDMGIDKISEWMTKFGYGQFTGIDLKEENPGNMPTREWKLKRYKKPWYQGDTISVGIGQGYWTATPMQMVKALMILINDGVVKTPHFLMNTRVNGEMLPYQPPASKPIGDIHSGYWEIAKDGMYGVANAPNGTARRFFAGTPYKAAVKSGTAQVFSYETYNASKLAEHLRDHKLMIAFAPYDNPKVAVSIILENGGSGPPVGTIVRQILDHILLRDNKNPSPASAAAETGVNTTKTQTTQNRN; this comes from the coding sequence ATGAAGAATCAACGAACCCCTTTTCGCGATCATTCGGCTGAATCGGCCTTATTCATACGCCGCGCACTCGTGGCGTTTATAGGCATTATTATTTTAACGGGCATCCTGTTTGCCAATCTCTATCATCTCCAGATCACACGCCACGAAGATTACCAGACCCGTTCGAATGGAAATCGTATTAAGCTCGTTCCCATAGCCCCAAGCAGGGGCATTATTTATGACCGTAATGGCACACCACTGGCAGCTAACCGCACTATTTATCAGTTAGAAATCGTGCCACAAAAAGTCGCTGACCTTGATAAGACATTAAATGATCTGCGCTCCGTCGTTGGACTGACTGATGAAGATATTGAAACCTTCAAAAAAGAGCGCCAACGCGCACGCCGTTTTACCTCTATTCCGCTAAAAACCTCATTGACTCCAGTTCAGGTTGCTCGGTTCTCCGTTAACCAATACCGTTTTACGGGATTGGAAATCAAAGGATACCAACGCCGCTATTACCCTTATGGTTCCGCTCTCACTCATGTGATCGGCTATGTTGCTAAAATCAACGACAAAGATGTAGAGCGACTAGAAAAAGAAGGTATTCTTGCAGATTATGCAGCCACCCATGATATCGGAAAACTAGGTATTGAACGTTATTATGAATCCGTTCTGCATGGCAAACCGGGTTATGAAGAAGTCGAAGTCAACAACCGCGGTAAAGTGATCCGCCAGCTACATGAACAACCACCACAAGCTGGCAAAGATATTTACCTGTCCATTGACTTAGAGTTGCAAACCTATATCGAAGAGATACTGACGACCAGCCGGGCAGGTGTGGTTGTTACCGATCCCCGTACAGGGGAAGTTTTGGCTATGGTATCCAACCCAAGCTACGATCCGAATCTATTTGTCGATGGTATTTCGAGCCAAGACTATAAATCTCTGCTCAATGATCCTAATCGCCCCTTAATTAACCGTGCCACACAAGGCGCTTATCCACCAGCATCAACCGTGAAGCCTTTTATTGCCGTTGCCGCCCTTAGTAGTGATGTCATTACCAAGAACACGACTATCAATGATCCTGGGTGGTGGCAACTGCCAGGTTCAGAGAAACGCTACCGTGATTGGAAACGCTGGGGACATGGCAAGCTGAATGTGCACAAATCGATTGTCGAGTCAGCGGATACTTTTTTCTATCAACTCGCCTATGATATGGGTATCGATAAGATCTCCGAATGGATGACGAAATTCGGCTATGGTCAATTTACTGGTATTGATTTGAAAGAAGAAAATCCTGGTAATATGCCGACCCGTGAATGGAAACTTAAACGCTATAAAAAACCGTGGTATCAAGGCGATACGATTTCCGTTGGTATCGGCCAAGGATACTGGACTGCAACCCCTATGCAGATGGTAAAAGCTTTAATGATTTTGATTAATGATGGCGTAGTAAAAACACCCCATTTTTTGATGAATACGCGTGTAAATGGCGAAATGCTGCCTTACCAGCCCCCTGCCAGCAAACCGATTGGGGATATTCATTCTGGGTATTGGGAAATAGCTAAAGATGGTATGTATGGGGTTGCCAATGCTCCGAATGGCACAGCGCGTAGGTTCTTTGCCGGTACGCCATATAAGGCGGCCGTTAAATCAGGTACAGCCCAAGTTTTCAGTTACGAAACTTACAATGCAAGTAAGCTTGCTGAACATCTACGTGACCATAAGCTGATGATTGCCTTTGCGCCTTATGACAACCCAAAGGTTGCCGTTTCCATCATTCTTGAAAATGGTGGATCTGGGCCGCCTGTCGGCACTATTGTGCGTCAAATTCTGGATCATATTTTACTCAGGGATAACAAAAATCCCTCTCCTGCCAGCGCCGCTGCTGAAACAGGAGTCAATACGACCAAAACACAAACTACCCAGAACAGAAACTAA
- a CDS encoding methylated-DNA--[protein]-cysteine S-methyltransferase: MYHHYLNTPEGFPKPYVHITADDEGVTSIYFVNEKKELESKSVITRQCTKELQEYFKGKRLTFTVPLSMQGTEFQKRVWQKLCKIPYGEMWSYKQLALTLGSVNYCRAVGMANSRNPISLIVPCHRVIGHDGKLVGYTGGLDIKRWLLDHEKNRKVKSKQN; the protein is encoded by the coding sequence ATGTATCATCATTACCTGAATACTCCAGAAGGATTTCCCAAGCCTTATGTACATATCACTGCGGACGATGAAGGAGTAACCAGTATCTATTTCGTCAATGAAAAGAAAGAATTAGAATCGAAGAGTGTGATAACCAGGCAGTGCACGAAAGAGTTGCAGGAATATTTTAAAGGAAAACGGCTAACATTTACCGTTCCCTTAAGTATGCAGGGAACTGAATTCCAAAAGCGTGTTTGGCAGAAACTGTGTAAAATTCCTTATGGAGAAATGTGGAGTTATAAACAGTTGGCGCTAACATTGGGATCGGTAAATTATTGTCGTGCGGTCGGTATGGCGAATTCACGCAACCCTATTTCTTTGATTGTGCCTTGTCATCGGGTGATTGGACATGATGGTAAATTGGTTGGCTACACCGGTGGGCTGGATATCAAAAGGTGGCTACTCGATCATGAAAAGAATAGAAAGGTAAAAAGTAAACAGAATTAA
- the rlmH gene encoding 23S rRNA (pseudouridine(1915)-N(3))-methyltransferase RlmH gives MKLQLVAVGTKMPDWVQTGFMDYLHRFPKDMPFELIEIPAGKRGKNADIKRILEKEGEQMLAAVGKGNRIVTLDIPGSRWDTPQLAQQLERWKLDGRNVSLLIGGPEGLAPACKAAAEQSWSLSPLTMPHPLVRVLVAESLYRAWSITTNHPYHRE, from the coding sequence TTGAAGTTACAACTGGTCGCTGTAGGAACAAAAATGCCGGACTGGGTACAGACCGGCTTTATGGACTATTTGCATCGTTTTCCCAAAGATATGCCTTTTGAGCTTATTGAAATTCCAGCGGGAAAACGGGGCAAAAATGCTGACATCAAGCGCATTCTGGAAAAAGAAGGCGAACAGATGCTGGCTGCCGTCGGTAAAGGAAATCGCATTGTGACTCTGGATATCCCTGGTTCTCGTTGGGATACCCCACAATTGGCACAACAGCTTGAACGTTGGAAGTTGGATGGCAGAAACGTCAGCCTGTTAATTGGTGGTCCTGAAGGTTTGGCCCCTGCCTGTAAAGCAGCTGCGGAACAAAGCTGGTCACTCTCTCCTTTAACCATGCCACATCCTCTTGTACGAGTTCTGGTTGCGGAGAGCCTTTATCGGGCGTGGAGCATCACTACTAACCACCCTTATCATCGGGAATAA
- the rlpA gene encoding endolytic peptidoglycan transglycosylase RlpA, with translation MRQQWLILSIVAVLMSGCNITGNDQTSSLPPVPTRDVLGAEPQYEPYHPSANRDYQRDGQTYHIVQDLAHFTQTGYASWFGEESNGKLTAIGERANRYALAAAHPTLPIPSYVRVTNLSNGRMMIVRINDRGPYNKPGKIIELSHAAAERLNLMPQSKVKLDGILVSPDGSLSGLGTEGSTIVKQSFALPERPNLSSQSSMLPAVTSNSADEKTEQQPPVEQAITSPAPESTNGYMVQVGAISAEQKAKEWQQTLSQRFNVQGRIIPFGNVYRVQLGPFNSRQQAMELQKKLTDQMQQSSFIVAP, from the coding sequence ATGCGTCAACAGTGGCTTATACTTAGCATCGTAGCGGTACTGATGTCAGGCTGTAACATAACCGGTAACGATCAGACATCTTCTCTTCCCCCAGTTCCAACACGTGATGTTTTGGGGGCGGAGCCTCAATATGAGCCTTACCATCCAAGTGCTAACCGAGATTATCAGCGGGATGGGCAAACCTATCACATAGTGCAAGACCTTGCTCACTTTACCCAGACAGGCTATGCCAGTTGGTTCGGTGAAGAATCCAATGGAAAGCTGACAGCAATTGGTGAACGAGCGAATCGCTATGCTTTAGCGGCAGCGCACCCGACACTGCCTATTCCAAGTTATGTTCGTGTCACTAACTTAAGCAATGGACGCATGATGATTGTCAGGATCAATGATCGAGGCCCTTACAATAAGCCTGGAAAAATCATTGAGTTATCTCATGCAGCAGCAGAGCGGCTCAATTTGATGCCACAGAGCAAAGTGAAACTGGATGGTATTCTCGTTTCACCTGATGGCTCACTTTCTGGTTTGGGAACAGAAGGATCGACGATTGTTAAACAGAGCTTTGCTTTACCTGAAAGACCTAATCTTAGCTCTCAATCATCAATGCTTCCTGCTGTAACAAGCAATTCTGCTGACGAGAAGACAGAGCAACAACCACCCGTTGAACAAGCTATTACCTCCCCTGCACCTGAATCAACAAACGGTTACATGGTGCAAGTAGGTGCAATCAGTGCTGAACAAAAAGCCAAAGAATGGCAGCAAACCTTGAGCCAGCGCTTTAATGTTCAAGGACGTATTATCCCATTTGGTAATGTTTATCGCGTCCAGCTTGGCCCATTCAATAGCCGCCAGCAAGCTATGGAATTACAAAAGAAATTGACAGATCAGATGCAGCAATCTTCGTTTATTGTTGCTCCCTGA
- the crcB gene encoding fluoride efflux transporter CrcB produces MMNIIFAVFIGGGLGSVLRWLISLRLNTPASPIAVGTLTANCLGAFIIGLGLAYFNKATHLDPVWKMMLTTGFCGGLTTFSTFSAEVVHLLQVGKIGWALFSILVNIIGSLLMTILAFAMMNKL; encoded by the coding sequence ATGATGAATATTATATTTGCTGTATTTATTGGTGGTGGCTTGGGTAGTGTACTACGCTGGCTCATCAGCCTTCGCCTAAATACACCTGCTTCCCCTATTGCCGTTGGTACGCTGACGGCAAATTGTCTTGGTGCCTTTATCATTGGATTGGGTTTGGCCTATTTTAACAAAGCCACACATCTCGATCCGGTTTGGAAGATGATGCTAACGACAGGGTTTTGCGGTGGGCTAACGACCTTTTCCACCTTTTCCGCTGAAGTCGTTCACTTATTGCAGGTCGGAAAAATAGGTTGGGCACTGTTTAGTATTTTGGTGAATATAATCGGCTCATTGTTGATGACAATATTGGCTTTTGCCATGATGAACAAACTGTAA
- the rsfS gene encoding ribosome silencing factor yields MILLQGTELQQFVIDRLEDSKAQDIVSIDVRGKSSITDCMVICTGTSNRHLMSVADHLVDDCRQAGIMPLGVEGQGISDWIVVDLGEIMVHVMQEDSRRMYELEKLWS; encoded by the coding sequence GTGATCCTTTTGCAAGGCACAGAACTACAACAATTTGTTATTGATAGACTTGAAGATTCCAAAGCACAAGATATTGTTTCTATAGACGTTCGTGGAAAATCCAGCATTACTGACTGCATGGTTATCTGCACCGGAACATCAAATCGCCATTTGATGTCTGTGGCAGATCATCTGGTGGATGACTGCCGCCAAGCCGGCATTATGCCTTTAGGTGTTGAAGGACAAGGCATTTCAGACTGGATAGTCGTCGATCTCGGCGAAATCATGGTCCATGTGATGCAAGAAGACAGCCGTCGTATGTACGAACTGGAAAAACTCTGGAGCTGA
- the ybeD gene encoding DUF493 family protein YbeD translates to MKTKLNELLEFPCSFTYKVMGLAQPELVDQVIEVVQRHAPGDYSPAVKPSSKGNYHSVSITINATHIEQVETLYEELGQLELVRVVL, encoded by the coding sequence ATGAAAACGAAATTAAATGAACTGCTTGAGTTTCCTTGCTCATTCACCTACAAAGTGATGGGCTTGGCTCAACCTGAGCTGGTGGATCAAGTGATTGAAGTTGTTCAACGCCATGCCCCTGGCGATTATTCTCCAGCCGTGAAACCCAGCAGCAAAGGCAATTACCATTCCGTCTCTATTACCATCAATGCGACACATATTGAGCAAGTTGAAACGCTGTATGAAGAATTGGGGCAGTTAGAGTTGGTTCGCGTTGTACTGTAA